The following coding sequences are from one Candidatus Binatia bacterium window:
- a CDS encoding rhodanese-like domain-containing protein: protein MNEKPVSPARDRSPSGLWWVLIAIVLVAIALVWMPRRTAGPVGRAPVAQAPATPPAAAGPQVTVARAAQLQAEGAFLVDVRQPEEWAEGHIEGSKLIPLDDLESRLAEVPRDRSVVVVCHSGNRSKHGRDILLRAGYAQAVSMTGGLSAWEADGQKTVKGM from the coding sequence ATGAACGAGAAACCGGTGTCGCCGGCCCGGGACCGGAGTCCTTCAGGGTTGTGGTGGGTTCTGATCGCGATCGTCCTGGTTGCGATCGCGCTCGTGTGGATGCCGCGTCGGACCGCGGGCCCGGTGGGAAGGGCGCCGGTCGCGCAAGCGCCCGCGACACCGCCGGCAGCCGCCGGCCCGCAGGTCACGGTCGCGCGAGCGGCCCAGCTCCAAGCCGAGGGGGCGTTCCTGGTCGACGTGCGCCAGCCCGAAGAGTGGGCCGAGGGACACATCGAAGGGTCGAAGCTGATTCCCCTCGACGATCTCGAATCGCGGCTGGCGGAGGTGCCTCGTGACCGGAGCGTCGTCGTGGTCTGCCACTCCGGGAACCGGAGCAAGCATGGGCGCGACATCCTGCTCCGGGCGGGCTATGCGCAGGCCGTGAGCATGACCGGAGGGCTGTCCGCGTGGGAGGCCGACGGCCAGAAGACGGTCAAGGGGATGTAG
- a CDS encoding ADP-ribosylglycohydrolase family protein translates to MSVVATKLRDRYRGALLGLAVGNTLGLPVESWPRERILQAYPQGVREMDPMELKLPWDDDLAQAVIIAEAILTHDTLGNEDLAARLLDWYESNGRGMGAQTRAVLNALRHGLLPSEAARLIWERAGNSPAGNGAVMRCAPIAMRWRLDPVRLRAETENSSRITHHDPRCGWSAFAVNLAIADALNGRTATIESIAAALEAADVSFMLVQSARAASGRDLDELKLDGESMGYTLKAMQVGLWCLERGGDFEESLVAVIQAGGDTDTNGAVAGAVLGALHGADAIPPRWIAGVARAERLAAIADQILERAEGATSP, encoded by the coding sequence ATGTCCGTCGTCGCCACGAAGCTCCGCGACCGCTATCGCGGCGCCCTGCTGGGCCTCGCGGTCGGCAACACGCTGGGGCTGCCTGTCGAGTCCTGGCCGCGCGAGCGAATTCTCCAGGCGTACCCCCAGGGCGTGCGCGAGATGGACCCCATGGAGCTGAAGCTCCCCTGGGACGACGATCTCGCGCAGGCGGTGATCATCGCCGAGGCGATCCTGACGCATGACACGCTGGGGAACGAGGATCTCGCGGCGCGCCTGCTCGACTGGTACGAGTCGAACGGCCGGGGGATGGGCGCCCAGACCCGAGCGGTGCTGAACGCCCTCCGCCACGGCCTCCTCCCCTCCGAGGCCGCGCGCCTGATCTGGGAGCGCGCGGGGAACTCGCCCGCCGGCAACGGAGCGGTGATGCGCTGCGCGCCGATCGCGATGCGGTGGAGACTCGATCCGGTCAGGCTCCGCGCCGAGACCGAGAACAGCTCGCGGATCACCCACCACGATCCGCGGTGCGGATGGTCGGCGTTCGCGGTCAACCTGGCGATCGCCGATGCCCTGAACGGCCGGACGGCCACGATCGAGTCGATCGCGGCGGCGCTGGAGGCGGCGGACGTGAGCTTCATGCTGGTGCAGTCCGCCCGGGCCGCGTCGGGTCGCGATCTCGACGAGCTGAAGCTCGACGGCGAGTCGATGGGCTACACGCTGAAAGCGATGCAGGTGGGGCTGTGGTGCCTGGAGCGCGGGGGCGACTTCGAAGAATCGCTGGTCGCCGTGATCCAGGCTGGTGGCGACACCGACACGAACGGCGCCGTCGCCGGCGCCGTCCTGGGAGCGCTGCACGGCGCGGATGCGATTCCCCCGCGGTGGATCGCGGGGGTCGCTCGCGCCGAGCGACTCGCCGCGATCGCCGATCAAATCCTGGAGCGGGCCGAGGGCGCTACATCCCCTTGA
- a CDS encoding carbonic anhydrase, which yields MPHTWDAGVPTPEESLQRLVEGNLRFRASRASAVRSWDPKHATEGQRPFAIVLGCSDSRTPVEILFDQGFGDLFVVRIAGNVVAPSVVGSIEFAASQFGSRLVVVMGHTGCGAVTATVHAIETGSGSESRNIRDITDRIAPHIEGLVRSGGQGAAAREAVVREAVRANVRASVDHLRHGSRILEELVVAERLVVVGAEYDLASGEVVFFDRGGSLRSG from the coding sequence ATGCCGCACACCTGGGATGCCGGCGTGCCCACGCCCGAGGAGTCGCTCCAGCGGCTCGTCGAGGGGAACCTTCGCTTCCGCGCCTCGAGGGCCAGCGCGGTCCGATCGTGGGATCCGAAGCACGCGACGGAGGGCCAGCGGCCCTTCGCGATCGTGCTGGGCTGCTCCGACTCGCGGACGCCGGTCGAGATCCTCTTCGACCAGGGTTTCGGGGACCTCTTCGTCGTGCGGATCGCGGGGAACGTCGTCGCGCCCTCGGTCGTCGGATCGATCGAGTTCGCCGCGTCCCAGTTCGGCTCGCGCCTCGTGGTCGTGATGGGGCACACGGGCTGCGGCGCCGTGACCGCGACGGTCCACGCGATCGAGACGGGATCGGGTTCCGAATCGCGCAACATCCGCGACATCACCGACCGGATCGCGCCGCACATCGAGGGGCTGGTCCGCTCCGGAGGTCAGGGAGCGGCCGCGCGCGAGGCGGTCGTGCGCGAGGCGGTGCGCGCGAACGTGCGGGCCTCGGTGGATCACCTGCGGCACGGAAGCCGCATCCTGGAAGAGCTCGTCGTCGCGGAGCGGCTGGTCGTGGTGGGCGCGGAGTACGATCTGGCGAGCGGGGAGGTCGTCTTCTTCGATCGAGGCGGATCCCTCCGATCCGGCTAG
- a CDS encoding 5'-3' exonuclease H3TH domain-containing protein produces MIVHLVDGTYELFRHFYGLRRFHKGEDPPYGAVAGVLGTVIQMIETGATHLGVATDHVIESFRNDLYEGYKTGEGIEPALWAQFHPLEEALVAMGVATWPMVELEADDAIASAARIAAEDPRVEKISIWSPDKDLAQCVRGDRIVQVDRRGKKILNEAGVKEKYGVPPMLIPDYLALVGDAADGYPGLPGIGAVGAARLLARYGGIESMPDDAIRGARAQALLFKELATLRTDAPLFEDVEALRWRGPTSGFETIATKMDAARLVERCRKAAP; encoded by the coding sequence ATGATCGTCCATCTGGTCGACGGGACGTACGAGCTGTTCCGCCACTTCTATGGCCTCCGCCGCTTCCACAAGGGTGAAGACCCGCCCTACGGCGCGGTCGCGGGCGTGCTCGGAACCGTGATCCAGATGATCGAGACCGGCGCCACGCACCTCGGCGTCGCGACCGATCACGTGATCGAGTCGTTCCGAAACGATCTCTACGAGGGCTACAAGACGGGCGAGGGGATCGAGCCCGCGCTCTGGGCGCAGTTCCATCCCCTCGAGGAAGCGCTCGTCGCCATGGGGGTCGCGACCTGGCCGATGGTGGAGCTGGAAGCGGATGATGCCATCGCGTCGGCCGCGCGCATCGCCGCCGAAGACCCGCGCGTCGAGAAGATCTCGATCTGGTCCCCGGACAAGGATCTCGCCCAGTGCGTGCGGGGCGACCGGATCGTGCAGGTCGATCGGCGGGGGAAGAAGATCCTGAACGAGGCCGGCGTGAAGGAGAAGTACGGCGTGCCGCCGATGCTGATCCCCGACTATCTCGCGCTCGTCGGCGACGCCGCCGACGGATATCCGGGGCTCCCCGGCATCGGCGCGGTCGGGGCGGCCCGCCTGCTCGCCCGATACGGCGGCATCGAGTCGATGCCGGACGACGCGATCCGCGGCGCGCGCGCCCAGGCGCTCCTCTTCAAGGAGCTCGCGACGCTGCGCACCGACGCGCCGCTCTTCGAGGACGTCGAGGCGCTGCGCTGGCGGGGGCCGACATCGGGGTTCGAGACGATCGCAACGAAGATGGACGCCGCGCGGCTGGTGGAGCGGTGCCGGAAGGCGGCGCCCTAG